From Sphingomonas hengshuiensis, one genomic window encodes:
- a CDS encoding SPOR domain-containing protein codes for MKWNTSLAAALSLSLAACGGGAGYADYAPEGAPPPGSVAAQGWAAPEPLAAETWRAADGTIRTRPVPAPPEVPIEQSEPAPLADDRPGAAYAAPPPVSPTSPSPAYRDAAQLAYTPPQDGYADPTAGATGPRGSSQPGPGEARYDAIGYAGIRPVAGGAASDSAIVAVHPSLPANTVVEVTSLDTGRTILVLVTGAMAPDADRAIDLSAAAARQLGAEGTGRLAVRVRKVAATPQDMLALRSGRPAAERPDTPPVLLTALRKRLPGIAAARPSYAASRPDLRPAAPAPTPRRPAPTAGGTGYYVQVAALSNARNAQALAQSMGGFVKQGGGLYRVQLGPFASTREAESARIGAARAGYGDARVLAK; via the coding sequence ATGAAGTGGAACACTAGCCTAGCAGCTGCTCTCAGCCTGTCGCTCGCCGCCTGTGGCGGGGGCGCGGGATATGCCGATTATGCGCCCGAGGGTGCCCCGCCGCCGGGATCGGTGGCGGCACAGGGCTGGGCCGCGCCGGAGCCGCTCGCTGCCGAGACCTGGCGCGCGGCGGACGGAACGATCCGCACCCGCCCGGTGCCTGCGCCGCCCGAGGTGCCGATCGAGCAATCGGAGCCCGCGCCGCTGGCCGATGATCGCCCCGGTGCCGCCTATGCCGCGCCGCCGCCCGTTTCGCCGACGAGCCCGTCGCCCGCCTATCGCGATGCGGCCCAGCTTGCCTACACCCCGCCACAGGACGGCTATGCCGATCCGACCGCAGGCGCCACCGGCCCGCGCGGATCATCCCAGCCTGGCCCGGGCGAGGCGCGCTATGACGCGATCGGCTATGCCGGCATTCGCCCGGTCGCCGGGGGTGCCGCCTCCGATAGCGCAATCGTCGCCGTCCACCCCAGTCTGCCCGCAAACACCGTCGTCGAAGTCACGTCGCTCGACACCGGTCGGACGATCCTCGTCCTCGTCACCGGCGCGATGGCGCCCGATGCCGACCGCGCGATCGATTTGTCCGCCGCCGCCGCGCGCCAGTTGGGCGCCGAGGGCACGGGCCGCCTCGCGGTGCGCGTGCGCAAGGTCGCGGCGACGCCGCAGGATATGCTGGCGCTGCGATCGGGCCGTCCCGCCGCCGAGCGCCCCGATACGCCGCCGGTGCTGCTGACGGCGCTGCGCAAGCGGCTGCCCGGCATCGCCGCCGCGCGCCCGAGCTATGCCGCGTCCCGGCCCGACCTGCGCCCCGCCGCGCCTGCCCCCACGCCGCGCCGCCCGGCCCCGACCGCCGGCGGAACGGGCTATTATGTTCAGGTCGCCGCACTTTCTAACGCGCGCAATGCGCAAGCGCTTGCCCAAAGCATGGGCGGGTTCGTAAAGCAGGGGGGAGGGCTCTATCGGGTCCAGCTCGGCCCCTTCGCTTCGACGCGAGAGGCCGAGTCGGCACGGATAGGGGCCGCACGCGCGGGTTATGGAGATGCGCGCGTCCTTGCCAAGTAA
- a CDS encoding D-alanyl-D-alanine carboxypeptidase family protein gives MKKLLAASILALATAYPTTAANPPFDTPAPIAYLEDLSSGAVLYAKDADRRIPPASMAKMMTVYVAFDLIKKGELKLDQTIEVRPETWKKWHSQGSTMFLAVGEKPKVEDLLNGIVTLSGNDACVVLAEGIAGTEEAFTNLMNIQAKKLGLANSQFGTSNGWPDEGRTFVTARDLAHLAKATIQDHPQLYKQFYSRTSYTWGKTLGAGADITQGNRDPLLGRVAGADGLKTGHTEEAGYGFTGSAEQNGRRLVMVVAGLDSYGGRAEESVRFMEWGFRAWKSRPIVKKGRKVGDVAVQGGGSSEVGVVAPRDLAATIPAGTSPEMQGKIVYQGPVKAPIKAGDHVADLVIDSAGMPQQVLPLVAESDVGEAGFFRRIWLGLTGLFGA, from the coding sequence ATGAAGAAGCTGCTCGCCGCCTCGATCCTGGCGCTCGCCACCGCCTATCCCACGACCGCCGCGAATCCGCCCTTCGATACGCCCGCGCCGATCGCCTATCTGGAGGACCTGTCCTCCGGCGCGGTGCTCTATGCCAAGGATGCCGATCGCCGCATCCCGCCGGCATCGATGGCCAAGATGATGACGGTCTATGTCGCGTTCGACCTGATCAAGAAGGGCGAGCTGAAGCTCGACCAGACGATCGAGGTCCGGCCGGAGACGTGGAAGAAATGGCATTCGCAGGGGTCGACGATGTTCCTCGCGGTGGGCGAGAAGCCCAAGGTCGAGGATCTGCTCAACGGCATCGTCACGCTGTCGGGCAACGACGCGTGCGTCGTGCTGGCGGAGGGGATTGCGGGCACCGAGGAAGCCTTTACCAACCTGATGAACATCCAGGCGAAGAAGCTGGGCCTCGCCAACAGCCAGTTCGGCACCTCGAACGGCTGGCCCGACGAGGGCCGCACCTTCGTCACCGCGCGCGACCTGGCCCACCTCGCCAAGGCGACGATCCAGGATCACCCCCAGCTCTACAAGCAATTCTACAGCCGCACCTCCTATACCTGGGGCAAGACGCTGGGCGCCGGTGCCGACATCACCCAGGGCAATCGCGACCCGCTGCTGGGCCGCGTCGCCGGGGCCGACGGGCTCAAGACCGGGCACACCGAAGAGGCCGGCTATGGCTTCACCGGCTCCGCCGAGCAGAATGGCCGCCGCCTCGTGATGGTCGTCGCCGGGCTCGACAGCTATGGCGGCCGCGCCGAGGAATCGGTGCGCTTCATGGAATGGGGCTTCCGCGCATGGAAATCGCGCCCGATCGTCAAGAAGGGCCGCAAGGTCGGCGACGTCGCGGTCCAGGGCGGCGGATCGAGCGAAGTCGGCGTTGTCGCGCCGCGCGATCTCGCCGCGACGATCCCGGCGGGCACCTCGCCCGAAATGCAGGGCAAGATCGTCTATCAGGGGCCGGTCAAGGCGCCGATCAAGGCCGGCGATCATGTCGCGGACCTCGTGATCGATTCGGCGGGCATGCCGCAACAGGTGCTGCCGCTGGTCGCGGAGAGCGATGTCGGCGAGGCGGGGTTCTTCCGCCGCATCTGGCTGGGCCTGACCGGGCTGTTCGGCGCGTGA
- a CDS encoding AAA family ATPase, with the protein MELTGNESARDALASAMASGALHHAWLIAGPEGVGKARFARAAALRMLAEAAEPHKLSPGWDVPETTQAAHLIAAGAHPDYRELVRLPKDADKPGEALARSITIAQVRSLQTLFATKPSLSSRRVIVIDSIDDLERGGANALLKNLEEPPAGTIFLLVSHAPGRLLPTIRSRCRLLRFEALTDAQVAGILRAELPDATPAEVEALVRAGEGSPGRAIGFAGLDLAALEGDMASLAQTGDPGNALRGRLAKQLGLKAAQPRYEAFLERAPSFIAARAKVLQGEPLRTALDAYDAARELAGAATGLSLDAGATVYEMSGLIARLAR; encoded by the coding sequence ATGGAACTGACCGGCAACGAGTCCGCGCGCGACGCGCTCGCCTCCGCCATGGCGAGCGGGGCGCTCCACCACGCCTGGCTGATCGCCGGGCCGGAGGGGGTGGGCAAGGCGCGCTTCGCCCGCGCGGCGGCGCTGCGGATGCTCGCCGAGGCTGCCGAGCCGCACAAGCTCTCCCCCGGCTGGGACGTGCCCGAGACGACACAGGCCGCGCATCTGATCGCGGCGGGCGCGCACCCCGATTATCGCGAGCTGGTCCGCCTGCCCAAGGACGCCGACAAGCCCGGCGAGGCGCTGGCCCGCTCGATCACGATCGCGCAGGTCCGCAGCCTCCAGACGCTGTTCGCGACCAAGCCCTCGCTGTCGTCGCGGCGCGTCATCGTGATCGATTCGATCGACGATCTCGAGCGCGGCGGCGCCAACGCGCTGCTCAAGAATCTCGAAGAGCCGCCCGCCGGCACGATCTTCCTCCTCGTCAGCCATGCGCCGGGGCGGCTGCTCCCCACGATCCGCTCGCGCTGCCGGTTGCTGCGGTTCGAGGCGCTGACCGATGCGCAGGTCGCGGGCATCCTGCGCGCCGAACTACCCGACGCGACGCCCGCCGAAGTCGAAGCGCTGGTCCGCGCGGGCGAGGGTTCGCCGGGGCGGGCGATCGGCTTTGCGGGGCTCGATCTCGCCGCGCTGGAGGGCGACATGGCGTCGCTGGCGCAGACCGGCGATCCGGGCAATGCGCTGCGCGGCCGGCTGGCCAAGCAACTCGGGCTCAAGGCCGCACAGCCCCGCTATGAGGCGTTCCTCGAGCGCGCACCAAGCTTCATCGCCGCGCGCGCCAAGGTGCTCCAGGGCGAGCCCCTGCGCACGGCGCTCGACGCCTATGATGCCGCGCGCGAGCTGGCCGGCGCGGCGACGGGGCTTTCGCTCGATGCCGGGGCGACGGTCTATGAAATGAGCGGGCTGATCGCGCGGCTGGCGCGGTAG
- the metG gene encoding methionine--tRNA ligase, translated as MAEPYYLTTAIHYPNGRPHIGHAYEMIAADAIARFQRQQGRDVFFQTGTDEHGLKMVKTARDRGVEVRALADEMSGYFREMAELLDISCDRFIRTSEPEHYAASQAIWQAMADAGDLYLDRYEGWYSVRDEAFYEEKELTEGEGGAKLSPQGTPVEWTAEETWFFKLSKYQQPLLDFYAANPDFIRPESRRNEVLRFVEGGLVDLSVSRTSFDWGVPVPGSPGHVMYVWVDALTNYLTGAGYPHDPERVAKYWPADLHLIGKDIVRFHAVYWPAFLMSAKIALPRQVFGHGFLLNRGEKMSKSVGNVVDPMALARLYGVDALRYFLLRDVSFGNDGTFSDEAIVTRANADLSNSFGNLAQRVLAFIAKNLDGLVEAGTPDPADTALLREVETACEGFTRSFSDLSLSQGLEAWMAGVFACNQYIDVQAPWALRKTDPARMHAVLGTLLKAIRRLAVTIQPVVPGSAAKLLDQLGPEGDAGFRIAPPTPIFPRLELKEDV; from the coding sequence ATGGCCGAACCCTATTATCTCACCACCGCGATCCACTATCCCAATGGCCGACCGCATATCGGCCATGCCTATGAGATGATCGCCGCCGACGCGATCGCGCGCTTCCAGCGCCAGCAGGGCCGCGACGTCTTCTTCCAGACGGGTACCGACGAGCATGGCCTCAAAATGGTCAAGACCGCGCGCGACCGCGGCGTCGAAGTGCGCGCGCTCGCAGACGAAATGTCCGGATATTTCCGTGAGATGGCGGAGCTTCTCGATATTTCGTGCGATCGTTTCATCCGCACCTCGGAGCCCGAGCATTATGCCGCCAGCCAGGCGATCTGGCAGGCGATGGCCGATGCCGGCGACTTGTATCTGGATCGCTATGAGGGCTGGTATTCGGTCCGCGACGAGGCGTTCTACGAGGAAAAGGAACTGACCGAGGGCGAGGGCGGGGCGAAGCTGTCGCCGCAGGGCACGCCCGTCGAATGGACCGCCGAGGAAACCTGGTTCTTCAAGCTCTCGAAATACCAGCAGCCTTTGCTCGATTTCTACGCCGCCAACCCCGATTTCATCCGCCCCGAATCGCGCCGCAACGAAGTGCTGCGCTTCGTCGAGGGCGGGCTGGTCGATCTCTCGGTCAGCCGGACCAGCTTCGACTGGGGCGTGCCGGTGCCGGGATCGCCAGGGCATGTCATGTATGTGTGGGTCGACGCGCTGACCAATTACCTCACCGGCGCGGGCTATCCGCACGACCCGGAGCGGGTGGCGAAATACTGGCCTGCCGATCTGCACCTGATCGGCAAGGATATCGTGCGCTTCCACGCGGTCTATTGGCCCGCCTTCCTGATGTCGGCGAAGATCGCGCTGCCGCGCCAGGTGTTCGGCCACGGCTTCCTGCTCAACCGCGGCGAGAAGATGTCGAAGTCGGTCGGCAACGTCGTCGATCCGATGGCGCTGGCCAGGCTCTATGGCGTCGACGCGCTACGCTATTTCCTGCTCCGCGACGTCAGCTTCGGCAATGACGGGACGTTCAGCGACGAGGCGATCGTGACGCGCGCCAATGCCGATCTGTCGAACAGCTTCGGCAATCTGGCGCAGCGCGTGCTGGCGTTCATTGCCAAGAATCTCGACGGTCTGGTAGAGGCGGGAACCCCCGATCCGGCGGACACCGCGCTGCTCCGCGAAGTTGAGACTGCGTGTGAAGGTTTCACCCGAAGCTTCTCTGATCTATCGCTTAGTCAGGGGCTGGAGGCATGGATGGCCGGCGTCTTCGCCTGCAACCAGTATATCGACGTGCAGGCGCCCTGGGCGTTGCGCAAGACCGATCCGGCGCGGATGCACGCGGTGCTCGGCACCCTGCTGAAGGCGATCCGCCGTCTGGCCGTCACGATCCAGCCGGTCGTTCCGGGTTCGGCGGCGAAATTGCTCGACCAGCTTGGGCCGGAGGGCGATGCGGGGTTTCGGATCGCGCCGCCAACCCCCATCTTCCCGCGTCTGGAGTTGAAGGAAGACGTGTGA
- a CDS encoding TatD family hydrolase, whose amino-acid sequence MRLADSHCHLIYKGLGEQQPEVLARARGAGVVAMLNISTRESEWDAVVGVAEREADVWASVGIHPHEADTHAHVDTAKLVERAAHPRVVGIGESGLDYYYDHSDRDRQRASFRAHLAASRETGLPIIVHTRDAEADTAEILRDEMGKGAFPGVIHCFTASDGFADIALELGFYISISGIVTFKNALALQETAARLPLDRLLIETDAPFLAPVPHRGKTGEPAFVADTCRFLAKLRGQEPEELAEATRRNFHTLFAKTLA is encoded by the coding sequence GTGAGACTGGCCGACAGCCACTGCCATCTGATCTACAAGGGGCTGGGCGAACAACAGCCCGAGGTCCTGGCCCGCGCGCGCGGCGCCGGGGTGGTCGCGATGCTCAACATCTCGACGCGCGAGAGCGAATGGGATGCAGTGGTCGGCGTTGCCGAGCGCGAGGCCGATGTCTGGGCCAGCGTCGGCATCCACCCGCATGAGGCCGACACCCATGCGCATGTCGACACCGCCAAGCTGGTCGAGCGCGCCGCGCACCCTCGCGTCGTCGGCATCGGCGAAAGCGGGCTCGATTATTATTACGACCATAGCGACCGCGACCGCCAGCGCGCCAGCTTCCGCGCGCACCTCGCCGCGAGCCGCGAGACCGGGTTGCCGATCATCGTCCACACCCGCGATGCCGAGGCGGACACCGCCGAGATCCTGCGCGACGAGATGGGGAAAGGCGCCTTTCCGGGGGTGATCCATTGCTTCACCGCGAGCGACGGCTTTGCCGACATCGCGCTGGAACTGGGCTTCTACATCTCGATCTCGGGCATCGTGACGTTCAAGAACGCACTCGCGCTGCAGGAAACCGCCGCGCGGCTGCCGCTCGACCGCCTGCTGATCGAGACCGACGCGCCGTTCCTCGCCCCGGTGCCCCATCGCGGCAAAACCGGCGAACCCGCGTTCGTCGCCGACACCTGCCGCTTCCTCGCGAAGCTGCGGGGGCAGGAGCCCGAGGAACTGGCCGAGGCGACCCGGCGCAATTTCCACACGCTCTTCGCCAAGACGCTGGCGTGA
- a CDS encoding isovaleryl-CoA dehydrogenase, protein MDPTLDFGLGDTAEMIRDTTRRFASEQIAPLAARIDAEDWFPRDLWPAMGELGLHGITVEEEFGGLGLGYLEHVVAQEEVARASASVGLSYGAHSNLCVNQIRRWASPEQKAKYLPKLISGEHVGSLAMSEAGAGSDVVGMKLRADKVAGGYRLNGTKFWITNAPYADTLVVYAKTGEGSRGITTFLIEKDMPGFSIGQKIDKMGMRGSPTAELVFNDCVVPEENIMGPLNGGVGVLMSGLDYERTVLAGIQLGIMQACLDVVLPYVRERKQFGQPIGSFQLIQAKVADMYVALNSARAYVYTVAKNCDAGRTTRFDAAGAILLASESAVKVSMEAIQALGGAGYTKDWPVERFARDAKLLDIGAGTNEIRRMLIGRELVGAG, encoded by the coding sequence ATGGACCCGACGCTCGATTTCGGCCTGGGCGACACCGCCGAGATGATCCGCGATACCACGCGGCGTTTTGCGAGCGAGCAGATCGCACCGCTGGCGGCACGGATCGATGCCGAGGACTGGTTCCCGCGCGACCTGTGGCCGGCAATGGGCGAATTGGGGCTGCACGGGATCACCGTCGAGGAGGAATTTGGCGGGCTGGGCCTCGGCTATCTCGAGCATGTCGTGGCGCAGGAGGAAGTCGCGCGGGCATCGGCGTCGGTCGGGCTCAGCTATGGCGCGCATTCGAACCTGTGCGTCAACCAGATCCGCCGCTGGGCCTCGCCTGAGCAAAAGGCGAAATATCTGCCCAAGCTGATCTCCGGCGAGCATGTCGGCAGCCTGGCGATGTCCGAGGCGGGGGCCGGATCGGACGTGGTCGGCATGAAGCTGCGCGCGGACAAGGTCGCGGGCGGGTACCGGCTCAACGGCACCAAATTCTGGATCACCAACGCGCCCTATGCAGATACGCTCGTCGTTTATGCAAAGACCGGCGAGGGCAGCCGGGGGATCACCACCTTCCTGATCGAAAAGGACATGCCCGGCTTTTCGATCGGGCAGAAGATCGACAAGATGGGGATGCGCGGATCGCCCACCGCCGAATTGGTGTTCAACGATTGCGTCGTGCCCGAGGAGAATATCATGGGGCCGCTGAACGGCGGCGTCGGGGTGTTGATGTCGGGGCTGGATTATGAGCGCACCGTGCTGGCGGGCATCCAGCTGGGGATCATGCAGGCCTGCCTCGACGTGGTCCTGCCCTATGTCCGCGAGCGCAAGCAGTTCGGCCAGCCGATCGGGAGCTTCCAGCTGATCCAGGCGAAGGTCGCCGACATGTATGTCGCGCTCAATTCGGCGCGCGCCTATGTCTATACCGTCGCCAAGAATTGCGACGCCGGGCGGACGACGCGGTTCGATGCGGCGGGGGCGATCCTGCTGGCGTCCGAAAGCGCAGTGAAGGTGTCGATGGAGGCGATCCAGGCGCTGGGCGGCGCGGGCTATACCAAGGACTGGCCGGTCGAGCGCTTCGCACGCGACGCCAAGCTGCTCGATATCGGCGCGGGGACCAACGAGATTCGGCGGATGCTGATCGGGCGCGAGCTGGTCGGCGCGGGCTGA
- a CDS encoding retropepsin-like aspartic protease family protein, which produces MTAWDGMDAIWLLGVLVLAIMALSVRRMSFGFLLRSLLTWAAIVLGTVVAVAHRHEIGALFASASAKLGLDDQQVDGETVRIRMSPDGHFWARVTLNGVERRMLIDSGATITAISDRTAAAANVEPGTGLPVVIETANGTVAAKRGRVDELAIGPLKTSDLGVVVSPSFGELDVLGMNFLSRLHSWRVENRVLILEPKAEASDSGSDATTAAPKGRRRD; this is translated from the coding sequence TTGACTGCCTGGGATGGAATGGACGCGATCTGGCTGCTCGGCGTGCTCGTGCTCGCGATCATGGCGCTGTCGGTGCGCCGCATGTCGTTCGGCTTCCTCCTGCGCTCGCTGCTCACCTGGGCGGCGATCGTGCTGGGCACCGTCGTCGCCGTCGCGCATCGCCACGAAATCGGCGCGCTCTTCGCCAGCGCCTCGGCAAAGCTCGGGCTCGACGATCAGCAGGTCGATGGCGAGACCGTGCGTATCCGGATGAGCCCCGACGGCCATTTCTGGGCGCGCGTCACGCTGAACGGCGTCGAGCGCCGGATGCTGATCGATAGCGGCGCGACGATCACGGCGATTTCGGATCGCACCGCGGCGGCGGCCAATGTCGAACCGGGCACCGGGCTGCCGGTGGTGATCGAGACGGCAAACGGCACCGTCGCGGCAAAGCGCGGCCGCGTCGACGAACTCGCGATCGGGCCGCTCAAAACCAGCGACCTCGGCGTCGTCGTCTCGCCCAGCTTCGGCGAACTCGACGTGCTCGGCATGAACTTCCTGTCGCGGCTGCACAGCTGGCGGGTCGAGAACCGCGTGCTCATCCTCGAACCCAAGGCCGAGGCGTCCGATTCGGGCAGCGACGCCACCACCGCCGCGCCGAAGGGGCGGCGGCGGGACTAG
- a CDS encoding DUF6356 family protein: MIERLFLSHPRSVGESYREHAATAARFGFTMMLGGAACIVHAVLPFAFPRTASDAVKRLYAQMKARQPAFSAERPAFQAPEWQIEYEI, translated from the coding sequence ATGATCGAACGCCTATTCCTCTCCCACCCGCGCAGCGTCGGCGAAAGCTATCGCGAGCATGCCGCCACCGCCGCGCGATTCGGCTTCACGATGATGCTGGGCGGGGCCGCGTGCATCGTCCATGCCGTGCTCCCCTTCGCGTTTCCGCGCACCGCGAGCGACGCGGTCAAGCGGCTCTATGCGCAGATGAAGGCGCGGCAGCCCGCCTTCTCCGCAGAGCGTCCGGCGTTCCAGGCACCCGAATGGCAGATCGAATACGAAATCTGA
- a CDS encoding MBL fold metallo-hydrolase, producing MKIRILGSGTSSGVPRIGGDWGACDPTEPRNRRTRASVFVSTETTRILIDTSPDMREQLLAAQVGDIDAVIWTHDHADHCHGLDDLRQIMHLRDGVPVRGLARPFASEQLQAKFGYAFNGRRGYRPTVAIEPLPDAITIGDITVRVTDQPHGGITSAGLRFESGGKSIGYATDFHEMTDGMRVLYSGLDLWVVDALRRAPHPTHPHLASVLGWIDELAPAHSVLVHMDQSMDYVQLSAELPPGIVPGHDGLEIVV from the coding sequence ATGAAAATCCGCATCCTAGGCTCCGGCACCTCCTCCGGCGTCCCGCGCATCGGCGGCGACTGGGGCGCCTGCGACCCCACCGAGCCCCGCAACCGCCGCACCCGCGCCTCGGTGTTCGTCTCGACCGAAACCACCCGCATCCTGATCGACACCAGCCCCGACATGCGCGAGCAACTCCTCGCCGCGCAGGTCGGCGATATCGATGCGGTGATCTGGACCCACGATCATGCCGATCACTGCCACGGGCTCGACGATCTGCGCCAGATCATGCACCTGCGCGACGGCGTGCCCGTGCGCGGGCTAGCGCGGCCCTTCGCGTCCGAGCAGCTTCAGGCGAAGTTCGGCTATGCCTTCAACGGGCGCCGGGGCTATCGCCCGACCGTCGCAATCGAGCCGTTGCCCGACGCGATCACCATCGGCGATATCACGGTCCGCGTGACCGACCAGCCGCATGGCGGGATCACTTCGGCGGGGCTGCGCTTCGAAAGCGGTGGCAAGAGCATCGGCTATGCCACCGATTTTCATGAGATGACCGACGGAATGCGCGTGCTCTATAGCGGCCTCGACCTGTGGGTCGTCGACGCCCTGCGCCGCGCGCCGCACCCCACGCATCCGCATCTCGCATCGGTGCTCGGCTGGATCGACGAACTTGCCCCGGCGCATTCGGTGCTGGTTCATATGGACCAGTCGATGGACTATGTTCAGCTTTCGGCCGAGCTGCCGCCGGGTATCGTACCCGGCCATGACGGCCTGGAGATCGTGGTTTGA
- a CDS encoding FAD/NAD(P)-binding protein has product MIGHVAIIGAGFSGTLQAINLLRHQGPRATLIERAPVAGTGLAYGAAHPSHVLNVRAANMSAFPDDPAHFVRWLEARGVPGAATAFIPRVTYGEYLRELLEAALRDANGRLTLVRGEVTDLEPGDTVRIALGDRTIEADAAVLAVGNLPPHDPPGLDPARLSADRYSGDPWAPGVPEGLADGDTVVVIGTGLTMVDVALLLDARGFRGRIVAVSRRGLLPRPHGPGSEWQRIDERPDTVASHLLHRVRARADAIGWCNAVDELRPFTQGMWGNASDEQRARFLRHLRPWWDVHRHRLAPEVHARLTALIERGQLEVIAGRTLDFVEGLAGIDLRFRRRGQDAVETLRARRIVNCTGPLGDLTRTTEPLLQRLAARGLIRADAARLGIDVDNQGQTIAASGVPNANLYALGPMTRGAFWEIVAVPDIRTQTWNVARKLSNAHWVGGEGL; this is encoded by the coding sequence ATGATCGGGCATGTCGCGATCATCGGCGCGGGGTTTTCGGGCACGTTGCAGGCGATCAACCTGCTGCGGCATCAGGGCCCGCGCGCGACGCTGATCGAGCGGGCGCCGGTGGCGGGCACGGGCCTCGCCTATGGCGCGGCGCACCCGAGCCATGTGCTCAACGTCCGCGCCGCGAACATGAGCGCGTTTCCCGACGATCCAGCGCATTTCGTCCGCTGGCTGGAGGCGCGCGGGGTGCCCGGCGCCGCAACGGCATTCATCCCGCGCGTGACGTACGGCGAATATCTGCGCGAACTGCTCGAAGCCGCGCTGCGCGACGCCAACGGGCGGCTGACGCTGGTGCGCGGCGAAGTCACCGACCTGGAGCCCGGCGACACGGTGCGGATCGCGCTGGGCGACCGGACGATCGAAGCCGATGCGGCGGTGCTGGCGGTGGGCAATCTGCCGCCGCACGATCCGCCGGGGCTCGACCCCGCGCGGCTCTCCGCCGATCGCTATAGCGGCGATCCGTGGGCGCCGGGGGTGCCCGAGGGGCTGGCGGACGGCGATACGGTGGTGGTGATCGGCACCGGGCTGACGATGGTCGATGTCGCGTTGCTGCTCGACGCGCGCGGGTTTCGCGGGCGCATCGTCGCAGTATCGCGGCGCGGGCTCCTCCCCCGCCCGCACGGCCCGGGATCGGAGTGGCAGCGGATCGACGAACGGCCCGATACCGTTGCCTCGCACTTGCTCCATCGTGTCCGCGCGCGGGCCGATGCGATAGGATGGTGCAATGCCGTGGACGAACTGCGCCCCTTCACCCAGGGGATGTGGGGCAATGCCAGCGACGAGCAGCGGGCGCGGTTCCTGCGCCATCTGCGCCCCTGGTGGGACGTGCATCGGCACCGGCTGGCGCCCGAGGTGCATGCGCGGCTGACCGCGCTGATCGAGCGCGGGCAGCTGGAGGTGATCGCGGGCCGTACGCTCGATTTTGTCGAGGGGCTGGCGGGAATTGACCTGCGCTTTCGCCGCCGCGGGCAGGACGCCGTGGAGACGCTGCGCGCGCGGCGGATCGTCAATTGCACCGGGCCGCTGGGCGACCTGACGCGGACGACCGAACCGCTGCTCCAGCGGCTCGCCGCGCGCGGGCTGATCCGTGCCGACGCCGCGCGGCTGGGGATCGATGTCGACAATCAGGGGCAGACGATCGCAGCGTCCGGAGTGCCCAATGCCAATCTCTATGCGCTGGGCCCGATGACGCGCGGCGCGTTCTGGGAAATCGTCGCGGTGCCCGACATCCGTACCCAGACCTGGAACGTCGCGCGAAAGCTGTCCAACGCGCATTGGGTGGGCGGCGAAGGGCTGTAG
- a CDS encoding Rieske (2Fe-2S) protein → MTARLTETPPGITLGALELVTDGSARNFVIEMRAGRFHGFVVRRGDTLTGYVDRCPHMGVPMAQTLDEYLTGDGTLIQCSWHGALFRIDDGACVGGPCAGARLNPWPVQVRDGMIVTA, encoded by the coding sequence ATGACCGCTCGTCTTACCGAGACTCCGCCGGGAATCACGCTCGGCGCGCTGGAACTGGTGACGGACGGTAGCGCGCGCAATTTCGTGATCGAGATGCGCGCGGGGCGTTTTCACGGCTTCGTCGTGCGGCGCGGTGACACGCTCACGGGATATGTCGATCGTTGCCCGCATATGGGCGTGCCGATGGCCCAGACTCTCGACGAGTATCTGACCGGCGACGGTACGCTGATCCAGTGCAGCTGGCATGGCGCGCTGTTTCGGATCGACGATGGCGCGTGCGTGGGTGGCCCTTGCGCCGGCGCGCGGCTAAACCCCTGGCCTGTGCAGGTTCGCGACGGAATGATCGTGACCGCTTGA